Proteins found in one Limnobaculum xujianqingii genomic segment:
- the dkgB gene encoding 2,5-didehydrogluconate reductase DkgB, with protein sequence MNIPVFGLGTFRLQNEVVIDSVRNALDLGYRVIDTAQIYENEAEIGTAISQSGINREELFITTKIWIANLSKEKLIPSLRESLEKLKTSYVNLTLIHWPSPNDEVSVAEYMAELIKAKELGLTRQIGVSNFTIALMQNAIDAVGAENIATNQIELSPYLQNKQVVEFAQRNNISITSYMTLAYGKALQDEVIKNIATRHNATSAQVILAWAMQSGYAVIPSSTKRENLASNLLAQQLRLSEKDMAEIANLDCSGRLVSPEGLAPDWD encoded by the coding sequence ATGAATATTCCTGTATTTGGATTAGGTACTTTCCGTCTTCAAAATGAAGTGGTCATTGATTCAGTCCGTAATGCGCTCGATTTAGGATATCGCGTTATCGATACAGCACAAATTTATGAGAATGAAGCTGAAATTGGCACGGCCATCAGCCAAAGTGGCATCAACCGCGAAGAGCTTTTTATTACTACAAAAATATGGATAGCTAACCTGAGTAAAGAAAAGCTAATTCCCAGTCTGCGTGAAAGCCTGGAAAAATTAAAAACCTCCTATGTCAATCTCACATTGATTCACTGGCCCTCTCCCAATGATGAAGTTTCAGTGGCTGAATATATGGCAGAGCTGATTAAGGCAAAAGAGCTGGGGTTAACTCGCCAGATTGGGGTATCCAATTTTACTATTGCACTAATGCAAAATGCGATAGATGCCGTTGGTGCAGAAAATATTGCCACTAACCAAATTGAACTCTCACCTTATTTACAAAATAAGCAAGTTGTTGAATTTGCCCAAAGGAATAACATCAGTATTACTTCCTACATGACACTAGCTTACGGCAAAGCATTACAAGATGAAGTCATCAAAAATATCGCGACTCGTCACAACGCTACTTCAGCGCAAGTTATCCTTGCCTGGGCCATGCAATCAGGTTACGCCGTTATTCCTTCTTCGACAAAACGTGAAAATCTGGCCAGCAATCTTTTAGCCCAACAGCTTCGCCTGTCAGAAAAAGATATGGCTGAAATAGCCAATTTAGATTGTTCAGGCCGTCTGGTAAGCCCGGAAGGACTGGCGCCTGATTGGGATTAG
- the cspE gene encoding transcription antiterminator/RNA stability regulator CspE, with product MSNTMTGLVKWFNSDKGFGFISPKDGSKDVFVHYSAIQGTNFKTLEEGQEVSFSIENGAKGPSAVNVVAC from the coding sequence ATGTCTAATACAATGACTGGTTTAGTAAAGTGGTTTAACAGCGATAAAGGTTTTGGTTTTATTTCTCCTAAAGATGGCAGCAAAGATGTATTCGTACATTATTCAGCTATCCAGGGTACAAACTTCAAAACTTTGGAAGAAGGTCAAGAAGTATCTTTCTCTATCGAGAACGGTGCTAAAGGCCCATCAGCGGTTAACGTTGTTGCTTGCTAA
- a CDS encoding YgdI/YgdR family lipoprotein, whose translation MKKLTMILSSLVLVFGLSACASDYVMTTNTGQIIISHGKPVLDKETGMTSYVDQDGNEHQIKSDEISEMVEK comes from the coding sequence ATTAAAAAATTAACAATGATTTTATCGAGTCTGGTTTTAGTATTTGGTCTTTCTGCATGTGCCAGCGACTATGTAATGACGACCAATACCGGTCAAATTATTATTTCACATGGAAAACCAGTTTTAGATAAAGAGACGGGCATGACCAGCTATGTCGATCAGGATGGGAATGAACATCAAATTAAATCAGACGAAATTTCAGAGATGGTCGAAAAATAG